The segment AAATCGCTGACACGTGAAATCGCCGATCTGGCGCAAGACCGGATTGTCGAAGCCCGGAAGTTTCGAAAAAAACTGCCGTCAAATGCGTTGGCCGCGGCATTGCCGGTGGTTCTGGCGGATGGTTATTTGCGCAAGCTCGCAAAGGCCGGTTTTGATCCCTTCAGTGCCGAGTTTGGTCTTGCCCGTCCGGCAAGTTTCCGGCTGACAGTGAAGGCCATGCTGCATCGATACTGATTTCGTGCCCTAGATATTGGCAAAATCTCATCTAAATAGATGTAATGGATACAATATTTTCGTAAGGTCTGTGGTAGCGTTGCTTGACCCTGCTGCCTATTGGCTTCAAACGGGGCTACGGACATGAACATAACGAGGTCGAACATGATGAATTTGCATTCACCGATGAAAGCTTTGAGGCTGTTTGGTGTGCTTTTGATCGTGTGGCTTGTCGTTCCAGCCCCGTGCCATGCCGGAAGTATTGGGCCGTTTGTTGGCGATTATCACGGAACGTCGATCTATAATGCCGAGGAAGAGCTTAAAGCGCGCGATCTCGATGTTAAAATCATGGAAACCGGCCGAGGATTTACCATCGATTGGTCAACTGTGATCCACAAGGCAGATGGTCGTGAAAAAAACGTATCGCTTAGCATCGAGTTTTATGCCACCGATCGCCCGGACATTTACGGCAGCGCAATGCGATCAGGCCTGTTTGGCAAACGTGTACCCAATGATCCTTTGCAGGGTGAACCGTTTGTCTGGGCGCGTATCGTTGACAAAACCCTGACCGTGCATGCGCTTTACATTACCGATGACGGTGGTTACGAAATGCAGGTCTATGAACGCAGTCTTGATGAAAATGGCGACATGGATTTGGTGTTCAAACGGTTCCGAGATGGGGAACCGATCCGCGATGTTACCGGCAAGCTCAAACGCCAGAGCAAGTATTAAATTGATAAAGGCCGCATCGGATGATGCGGCCTTGTTTTTTATGCAGCGTTGATATCGGCAAGCCATTCGTCAAACAGCGGAATGGCGCGGTCGCTATAAAGTTTTTTGCGATCACGGCCCTTTACCCGTTTGGTCAGTTCAAGTTCCGGGAAAAGCCCGAAATTGACATTCATCGGTTGGAAGGTGCTTTCATCTGCACCGCCAGTGATATGGTTCAAAAGCGCACCCATCGCGGTTGCCAAGGGTGGGGTCGGGATGGATTTTCCTTGCTTTTCTGCCGCAGCAAAACGGCCAACCATCAAACCGACAGCGGCACTTTCCACATAACCCTCGCAACCGGTAATTTGCCCGGCAAAACGGATGTCGTTACGCGCCTTCAGGCGGAGCGTGCCGTCCAACAGGCGGGGCGAGTTCAGGAAGGTGTTGCGATGAATGCCGCCAAGACGGGCGAATTCCGCATTTTCAAGCCCCGGGATCATGCGGAACACATCGGCCTGTGCGCCATATTTCAGTTTCGTCTGGAAACCGACCATGTTGTAGAGCGTGCCCAACGCATTGTCCTGGCGCAGTTGTACGATAGCGCGTGGTTTGCGGGTAGGATCATGCGGGTTTGTCAGGCCGACAGGCTTCATCGGGCCATGACGAAGTGTTTCACGACCGCGCTCGGCCATAACTTCAATCGGTAGACAACCATCAAAATAGGGGGTGTCTTTCTCCCATTCCTTGAATTCAGTTTTATCGCCATCGATCAGGGCATCGATGAAGGCGTTGTATTGCTCTTCATTCATCGGGCAATTGATATAGTCCTTGCCATCGCCCTTATCATAACGCGACTGGAACCATGCCTTGGAAAAATCGATGCTTTCCTTATAGACGATCGGGGCAATCGCATCGAAGAAGGCAAGGCTTTCCTCGCCGGTTACCTTGCGAATGTCTTCGGCCAGTGCGCTTGAGGTCAGCGGGCCGGTTGCAATGATCGTGCTTTCCCATTCGACCGGCGGCAGGCCATCAACTTCGCCGCGTTCCATGGTGACCAGCGGATGGCTCATCAGTGCATCAGTAACTGCCTGCGAGAAACCTTCGCGGTCAACCGCAAGGGCTGCACCAGCGGGGACCTTGTGCGCATCGGCACAGCGAATGATCAGCGATCCGGCACGGCGCATTTCATCATGGATCAGGCCGACCGCGTTATATTCCCTGTCGTCAGACCGAAACGAGTTGGAACAAACCAGTTCGGCACATTTGTCGGTGTGATGGGCGTCGGTTGGGCGGGTCGGCCGCATTTCATGCAAGATGACCGGAATGCCGGCCTCGGCCAACTGCCAGGCGGCTTCGCTACCGGCAAGACCGGCGCCGATAATATGGACGGGTTTGACCGTGCTCACGGTTGCGAACTCCTCTGCAAAACGGGGTTAAACTTTCTGGCACACACATAGCGGTGCTGATGGTTTGATTTCAAGTGAATTGCACCACTTCGCTGTCTCATATCACCCATGCGGCGACAAATTATTCACAAATTGTCCGCTACTGCGTCCTTGATCCCATACACATCCATCACAAGGACGGCATCATGAGCTATCCGCATCGACCCTATGGTTACGATCCGGCCCATTGCCCCGTGATGGGACTTGTTCCGATCCGGCGATCCCGACAGACGATGACGACTGACTGCATTCCTGATGCCGATGGCGGGAATAGTGCGCCAAACAAAGATGGTGCGAACCGAAACAGCCCCGCGGCGGCAATCGGACGGATCGCCTTTCCTTTTGGCGATATCGGCGCCAACAAGTTTGGCAGCGCTGATGTCGAGAACATGATTGATTACGTTGTCGCCACAAGGCAGGGATGGCGGGCCTCGCTTGTCATGCGGTCTTTTCTACGCTGGTGGCGCAGGGATGAGGGGCTTGATGACGATGCGCAGATGCGCAAAACATCAGATGCCATTGTCATGTTGCTGGCGCTCAATCAGGGACGCGACGGGTTTGTCCATGGCTACCTTTCCGACCTTTCAGGCGGGCGCGATCATCTGGACAGCACACAGCGAGCATTTTTCCGATCAATGCGCGTGGCCGCAATCGCACTTGCCCTGTCACCGATATTGCTTGTCGTTTCGGTGATGCTGTTTTTGCAGGCAGACCAGGTTGTTAGTACCGGGAATGGTAAGCTGTTCGGGTTCAGCTATGACCTTTTGTTTTTTGTCGGCAGTTTCGGCGCGATAGGGGCGCTGGTCAGCATGATGATGCGGTTGGGTAAGGATGTCGACTGGGCGGAGATGGAACCAGCGTCGGTTTTCTTCAATTTCCTGTTTCGACCCTGCCTTGGTTTTTGTTTTGCGCTGATCGTATTACTGGCACTGCGTGCCGGTATTCTGCCGATCCCGCTGGATCAGTTGCACAATATTTCCGACATGGACCAGATCGGAACGATCCCCGGTGCCGGGCAACAGATTTCCATCGTGCTGGTGCTGGCCTTCTTGTCAGGTTTTAGCGAACGGTTGAGTTCGGCACTGGTCAAACGGGTCGAGGATCGGGTCGAAGCGGGCTAGGGTCCCGCTTCGCTTTACGGCATTACTTCAGGCCGAGATGGCGTTTAAGGTATTTACCGGTATAGCTTTCCTCGTTGGCCATGATGGCCTCTGGTGTGCCGCAACCAACCAGCTTGCCGCCGCCATCACCACCCTCGGGACCGATATCAATGATCCAGTCGGCAGTTTTTATGACATCAAGGTTATGTTCGATCACAACCACCGTGTTGCCCTGATCGACAATGGTGTGCAGCACTTCCAGAAGCTTGCGGATATCATGGAAATGAAGCCCGGTGGTGGGTTCATCAAGGATGTATAGCGTGCGGCCAGTGGCCCGCTTTGACAGTTCCTTCGCCAGCTTCACGCGTTGCGCTTCGCCACCTGAAAGGGTTGTTGCCTGCTGACCGAGATGGATGTAGCTCAACCCCACCTGTTTCAGGGTTTCCATTTTGTCGCGAATGGACGGAACTGCCTTGAAGAAATCAGCACCTTCTTCAACCGCCATGTCAAGAATGTCAGATATCGATTTACCTTTAAACGATATTTCCAGCGTTTCACGGTTATATCGTTTGCCCTTGCACTGATCACAGGTGACGTAAACGTCGGGCAGGAAGTGCATTTCGATCTTGATCACACCATCGCCCTGACAGGCTTCACACCGTCCGCCCTTGACGTTGAACGAGAAACGCCCGGGCTTGTAACCGCGCGTTTTGGCTTCGGGTAATTGCGCGAACCAGTCACGGATCGGTGTAAAGGCCCCGGTATAGGTCACGGGGTTGGAACGCGGGGTTCTGCCAATCGGGCTTTGATCGATATCGATGATTTTATCGATATGTTCGATGCCGGTAATGGTGTCATGCGCACCGGGATGATTGCGCGCATTATGCATCCGTTTTGCAAGCGCCTTATACAGCGTCTCAATAACAAGGCTCGACTTGCCACCACCTGAAACACCGGTAACACAGATGAATTTACCCAGCGGGAATTCGGCATCAACATTTTGCAGGTTGTTGGCGCGTGCCCCCTTGATCGCAATCGACTTGCCACTGCCTTTACGGCGTTCCTTGGGAACGGCGATCTGTTCGACCCCGACAAGGTATTTGCCGGTCAGGCTATTCGGGTTTTGCTGGATCTGTTCAGGGGTTCCTTCGGCAACAATCCGTCCGCCATGGATCCCGGCCCCGGGGCCCATATCGACGACATAATCGGCGGCACGAATGGCATCCTCGTCATGTTCGACAACCAGGACGGTATTGCCCAGATCGCGAAGACGTTTCAGGGTATCAAGCAGCCGATCATTATCGCGCTGATGCAGGCCGATGGATGGTTCATCCAGAACATAAAGGACACCGGTCAGGCCCGACCCGATCTGCGACGCCAATCTGATACGCTGGCTTTCACCGCCCGAGAGGGTGCCAGATGTGCGTGACATCGACAGATAATCCAGCCCGACATCGCGCAGGAATCGCAGGCGATCATTGATTTCACGCAGGATACGTCGCGCGATTTCGGTTTCTTTTTCATTCAGTTTGCCTTCAAGCGCCTGGAACCAGTCGGCAGCCTTGCCAATCGAAAGGTCGGTAATTTCCGAAATCGTGCATTTATCGATCTTTACGGCCAGCGCTTCGGGTTTCAGGCGGTGGCCTTCGCAGGTCGGACAGCTTGAAACCGTCTGGTATTTCGACAGTTCGTCGCGTGCCCACTGGCTATCGGTTTCGCGCCAGCGGCGCGACATGTTGGGAATGACACCTTCGAACGGGCGGGATACCTTGTAGCTGCGTGAACCGTCATCATAGGTTACCGTTACGTCTTCATCACCCGAACCATACAGGATGATGTCCTGTGCTGTTTTCGGAAGCTTTTCCCATGCGACATTGGTTTTGAAGCCGAAATGCTTGGCAACTGCGCGCAACGTTTGCAAATAATATTTCGACGTGGTGCTGGCCCAAGGCGCAACAGCGCCATCATCAAGGCTTTTGCCTTCGTCGGGGACGACCAGTTCCGGGTCGAATTCCATCTGGGTGCCAAGACCATCACAGGCCGGGCAGGCGCCAAACGGGTTGTTGAACGAAAACAGGCGAGGTTCGATTTCCTCGATCGTGAAGCCGGAAACCGGGCAGGCGAACTTTGCCGAGAACACGGTTGTTTCGCCGGTTTTTGCATCTTCGGTCAGAACGATGCCATCTGTCAGTTCGAGGGCGGTTTCAAAACTGTCCGCAAGGCGAGTTGCGATCCCTTCCTTGACGATCAGACGATCCACCACGACCGAGATATCGTGTTTGAGCTTTTTGTTCAGTTCAGGCGCTTCGTCGATGTCATACATTTCTCCATCGATCTTGACGCGCTGGAAACCACGCGTGCGCAAATCGCGCAGTTCCTTTTTGTATTCCCCTTTGCGGCCACGAACAAACGGTGCCAACAGATAAAGTCGCGTGCCTTCGGGCATTTCCATAACGCGGTCAACCATCTGTGATACGGTCTGACTGACAATCGGAAGACCGGTTGCCGGGGAATAGGGAATGCCGACGCGCGCCCAAAGAAGACGCATATAATCATAAATCTCGGTAACCGTTCCCACGGTCGAACGCGGGTTGCGCGATGTGGTTTTCTGTTCGATGGAAATGGCAGGAGACAAGCCGTCGATATATTCAACATCGGGCTTCTGCATCAGTTCAAGGAACTGGCGCGCATATGCTGACAGGCTTTCGACATAACGACGCTGTCCTTCGGCATAAATCGTATCGAACGCCAGCGAACTTTTACCCGACCCAGACAGACCGGTGATCACCACCAGAGAATCGCGGGGCAGTTCAACATCGATATTTTGCAGGTTATGTTCTTTCGCACCGCGAACCGAAATTTTCGTCAGCATGTCGGGCCTTTTGTTCCTGTAATGTTCGGGAAAAGGTATAGAGGAGCCAAACCTGATACGCAAGCGCACCCCTGACAGTTCCTGTCAGTATCTGTCAGGAGTAGTTTGTTTTTGTCGTAGCGCAAGACAATGCAAGAAAAAACCCGCCGGACAAACCGGCGGGTTAATCTGGCTTTTGCAATCCTGAACGATCAGCCTTTGGTAACCGAACGACCGGTTGCACCAAGATCCTTGAAAGCTTCTTCGAGGCGGGCTGCCATCGAAAGTTCGGCTTCGCGGACCCAGACGCGCGGATCGTACTGTTTTTTGTAGGGCTGATCGGTATCCGGATCGACCTGATACTTGAACGCACGTGCGTTGGCTTCGACATATTCACCAACCGGGCGCGAATAGGCGAACTGGGTATCGGTATCGATATTCATCTTAAAGACGCCATAGCCGACTGCTTCTTCGATTTTTTCTTTTTCCGAACCCGAACCGCCATGGAACACGAAGTCCAGCGGACGGTCGCCAAGATTATGCTTTTCCGAAACGTATTTCTGGGATTCCAGAAGGATTTCCGGACGAAGTTTTACGTTACCCGGTTTGTAAACGCCATGAACGTTGCCGAATGCCGCCGCGACCGAGAAATGGCCAAGCGGAGCAAGACGGCGATATGCTTCTTCGACTTCTTCGGGACGGGTATAAAGACGCGGATCGATTTCCTCGACACTGGTGTCAAGATCATGGCCGATGCCGTCTTCTTCACCGCCGGTCACGCCCAGTTCAATTTCCAGGCTCATTTCGATTTTGGCCATGCGTTTGAGGAATTCTTCGCAAGTCGACAGGTTGTCTTCGAGCGATTCCTCGGACAGGTCCAGCATGTGGGAGCTGTAAAGCGCCTTGCCTGTCTCGGCATAGGCTTTTTCGCTCCATTTCAGCATTTCATCGACCCACGGAACGAATTTCCGGTTTGCGTGGTCGGTATGCATGACGACAGCAACGCCATAATACTCAGCCATCAGTTGGGCATGACGTGCTGCCGATATAGCGCCCACGACACGGGCTGCTGCGGCGTCCTTGATGCCCTTGCCGGCAAAGAACTGTGCACCGCCATTCGAAAGCTGAATGATGATGTCAGAACCGGCATTTGCAGCGGCTTCAAGGGCGGCATTCATCGTGCTGGACGATGTGATATTGACGGCGGGAAGGGCGTAACCGTCCTGCTTGCAGGCAGCAACAAGGTCACGGTAGGCAGAACCGGTAACAACACCGGGTTTAACGGAAGGCATGTGGGTACTCCTCCTGGGGGTCAGAGTATTATTGTTTCCCCCGTGCGTACCGACTGATCCGCAGCGAGGGCGATCCGTAAGGAGCCCAATGCATCTTCCATATGCTGCGTAAGGTCAAGGTTTTCCGTTATAGACTTTAGGAAAAATTGCTGTTCACGCAGACACAGGCCGTCATGATCGGGCTCGTCGTCTGTGCGGATGATTTCGTCAGATTGTGTAAATTTTCCGGCTGCATCTGTGGCAGCATGGTGAAGCTTTAAGGCATTCGTCTTTGTATGAGTGTCGATATCAGCCGAACCGGCACCTTTTTCTTCAACATCGGTGATGGAAACGCAACCCTTGGGTCCGATCACATCTTTGACGAAAAAGGCGGTTTCGCTGATCATCGGGCCCCAACCGGCCTCGTACCAGCCAACCGATCCGTCATCAAAGCGCACCTGCAATTGGCCATAGTTATACATTTCTGGTGCAACTTCGTCAGACAGACGTACGCCGATGGCACTGACCGATACCGGTTTCGCGCCGGTCATCAGGCACATCATATCCAGATAATGCACGCCGCAATCAACAATCGGGGAAACACTGTTAAGCAACCGTTTGTGGGTTTCCCAAAAGGCGCCGCTGCTTTGCTGGTTCAGGTTCATGCGCATGACCAGCGGCTTGCCAAGTGTCTTTGCAACTTCAACGAATTTTGCCCAAGACGGATGATGGCGAAGGATATAGCCAATCACCAGCTTCCGATCATACTTTTTGGCGGCATTTACTACACGTTCGGCATCTTCGGCGGTCGCTGCCAATGGCTTTTCAATGAAGACATGCGCCCCCGCCTCAAACGCCGTGATGGCGAATTCGGCATGGGTTTCGGTATAGGTATTGATAGAGACCGCATCGGGGCTGGTTTCCGCCAACGCAGTGTGAAAATCGGTAAATTGCGGGTAGGCAGCAAAACCATCCGGAAGGTTTTCTGCCGGGATTTCGGAGCGTGCACACAGTCCGACGATTTCGTATCCGTCAAGCGCGTGATAGGCCTTTGCATGCGATAATCCCATATTGCCAAGACCGACGACAAGAATACGAACCGGCTTCATGCTATGCCTCCTGATAAGTTTTTAATGCTTTGTTATGCTGAGATTATTCTGCGCCCTTGATCCAGCTGCGCGTGACGTTGTAGTCATCATCAAACAGGATCATGTCGGCCTGATAGCTCGGTGCAATGCGTCCCATGATATCATCAAGTTTCAGGAATGTGGCCGGATAGAGGGATGCCATGCGAAGGGCTTCACCAAGATCGATGCCGACCATTTCAACGCAGTTTTTAACCGCTGCGATCATATCGAGGTCCGACCCGGCCAATGTGCCATCCGCCAGCGCGCAGCGACCATCGGTGGCAATGATTTCCTCTCCCCCCAGAACAAAACGTTTTTCGTCTGCTCCGACCGTTGGCATGGCGTCGGTCACCAGCATGATCTTGCCTTTTGCCTTGGCGTGGATGGCAACTTTCAGAACGGCGGGATGAACATGATAGCCATCAGCAATTAGTCCGCACCAAGTGTTGTCGTCGGCCATCGCAGCACCGGCAACACCGGGTTCACGGTGGGTCATCGGGCTCATGGCATTAAACAAATGCGTGAAGCCCCGCATGCCTTCGGTAATGGCAGCCTGGATGTGGCTATAAGTGCCCGCAGTATGACCGGCGCAAACCAGAACGCCACGATCAGCCAGCTTTTTAATTGTGCCTTTGGCGGCCTTTTCCGGGGCCATGGTCACCAGGATACGGCCATTGGGAAGGCGGGTCAGAAGATCAATCGCGTCATCTTCCATCGGGCGGATGATGTTCGCGTCATGCACGCCTTTGCGTTCGGCATTCAGGTACGGGCCTTCCAGATGGATGCCGACAATGCCCGGCACATCCTGACTGATCGCATCGGTGACGGCCGTTATCGCGGCTTCCATTTTATCACGGTGATCGGTGATTAGGGTCGGCAGCATGGCAGTTGTGCCGTATTTACGATGACCCGCCATGATCGCGCGAATACCGTCGATATTTGGTTCGTCATTTAGCAAGACGCCGCCGCCACCATTGACCTGAACATCGATAAGGCCGGGCGCAAGTATCTGATTTCCCGCATCAATCACCGAGATATTTTCTGGGATATGGCGGTTTCCGACAATCGCATCGACCTTCCCGTCGCGAACAATGACGGCCTTTTCGGACTGGAAATCGGTGCCGTCAAAAACGCGCGCATTGGTGATTGCAAAATCGGTCATCAGTGCGTCTCCGTGACTTTGGACAGGTGCGGCGGCGCATCAGGATTGCACCCGCGCTCCAAGGCAACATGTTCTGCCAAGGTATAGAATGTCTGGATCATAGCGATGGGGGCCAGAAGAGGGTGGATATCCTCGACCACAGGGAGATGGCCCTTGATATCGGCGTGACCGGTTTCGGCCGCAAAAAGGTTATCGGTTTTCGCCCGCATTTCTTCGAGGAAACCCTCGACACTTTCGCGCGATGCATCCTGTTGGGAAAATACCAGTAACGGGAAGTCCTTGGTTACCAGTGCCATCGGGCCATGCTTCACCTCGGCCGCGCTGAAAGCTTCGGCATGCAGGCTGCTGGTTTCCTTAAATTTAAGGGCAGCTTCCTGTGCAATGGCAAAAGCAGGGCCGCGACCGATCACATAAAGACCGTCTGATTTTGCAATCGCATCGGCAGCATCAAGCCAATCCTTGCCAAGTGCCTTTTCAAGTGATGCGGGCAAGGTGACAAGTGCCTTGCTGAATGCCGGATCCTGCGTCCATCCGCCAACGATCTGTGCGATGGCAGACAATGTTGCGATATAGGATTTGGTCGCGGCAACACTGGTTTCAGGGCCTGCCATCAGCGGAATGACGTGATCGACCATATCGGCCAACGGGGAATTGGTCACATTGACCAATGCAACCGTGCGGGCGCCGGCATCACGGGCGGCCACGGCATTTTTAACCAAATCAGGACTTTTGCCTGATTGGGATACGGCAATGAACAGGGCGTCCTTGCTGGCAATCGACCGGTTATAAATCGAAACAATAGACGGGGCCGCTGATACCACGGGAATGCCAAGCTGGCTTTCGATCAGGTATTTTGCATAAAGCGTTGCGTGGTCGGAACTGCCGCGTCCGCATGTCACGACGAATTTCGGCGGATTGGCGCGCAGATCAGAAACCAGAGCATCAATTGCAGCCTTGTTGTGATCAAGCTGCTTGGCAACGACGACCGGGGCTTCGGCCAGTTCGCGGCCCATCTGGGTTTTTGGAGTCCAGCGTGTGCTCATATCCGTGGTTTCCTTAAAGCTTTTTGAGGCAGCACAATACGCGTTCATTGTCAGCGCGCGTCGACCTGCATTTCGGCAATGAAGTCGTAACTGTCGCCGCGATAATAGGAACGGGTGAATTCGACCGGTGTGCCGTTGGCAAGGAAGGAACGCCGTTCGATATAAAGGGCGGCACTGCCATCGGGCACGCCAAGGATTTTGGCGGTTTCCCCGTCAAACAATTCAGCCCGTAGACGCTGAAGCGCGCGTTCCGGCTTTTTGCCGTATTTTGCCAGCGCATCATAAAGCGACTTTTCGACTTCTTCGGGGCTTGGCAGAAAAGCCCTTGGCACGACCGCATATTCAAGTGCCATTGGTTTTTCATTGGCTGTACGCAGGCGCCGTAGCCGGGTTACTTCGGTGCCGGGCGACAGGTTTAACGCCATAGCTTCTTCGGGCGACGCATGACCAAGAGTCTTTTCAATCCAGACTGCCCCCGGGTTCATACCGCGCGTGATCATGTCCTCGGTGAAGGAGGTCAGGCGTGACAATGCCTGTTCAACACGTGGGGCAACAAAGGTGCCTGCGCCGTGACGCTGGACAAGGACGCCTTCCTCGACAAGGGCCCGCATCGAATTGCGAACGGTAACGCGTGAAATGCCAAGTTCATTGGCCAGATCGCGTTCGCTTGGCAGTGCGTCGTCTACTTTCAGGATACCATCATCAATAACGGCCTTGATGGCGGTCTGCAGGCGACGATAAAGCGGGCCATGACCGATATTTTCGATGTCTCGGGCACGCAGGCTTGCAATGACGTCGGCTGTACTGATCATGCGTGCACCTTTTGATGTTTCCTAGCCATCAGGATTGCCCCATGCAGGGCATCGTTTTGCGCCGGAACCAGATCGGACCGGATATCATCGGGCATGCGTTTTGCCATTTGTTCGGCAAGGCCCCCCATCAAACTCAGTCGTTTCGCCCCAAATTCCTGAAGCTTGTGCAGGATGTTGCGATTGGCGGTTACGGCGACATTGATAATGCCGGCAGCAATGGTGTCACCATGGTTGTCGGCATCGAAAACCATCGGGCAAAATGCGCCATAATCCGCTGGTCGGGCCTTCTCGGCGAAGGCAACGATTTCTTCGGGACTGTTATGGAAATGCAACATGATGGTGCGTGTCAGTTCGGATGACGGAGCTAAATCCTCGTGGGCGAGCAGGGCGGTTTCGATGGCTGTTCTCCCAATACGGGCACCGCTTCCGATATCGGAAATTTCAAACCCCCAACCAGCAAGCGCCAGTTCACGACCGGCAACAATCGCTTGGCCACAGGTGCCGGTTCCGACTATTAGAATAGCACCGTCTGCGCCATCATGTGCGCCAAGACACGCGGTATAGGCATCGGTCGCAAAACAAACACTGGCAAACGGGTGAGCATAGGATTCGGCAAGTTTGCGTTCGCGCTCTAACGGTAATCCGGCCAGTCCAAGGCCGGCATGCAAATCCGAAAGGCGACGATCCGAAAGCCCGGCTTGTTCGAGTGCCATGGTTGCTGCGGCAATGATTTCGCCAAAGACATGATCGATTCCAAGGCGGGTATTCGCACCACCTCGCACGGCTTCACCAAGTATGGCGCCTGCATCATTTACAATGCGTGCGCGGCAGCGCGTGCCGCCACCATCAATGCCAAGGTAAAGCTTTTCTTTTTGCGCGTTTTGCATTCCGACCATCCCTAACTGATGGGATCATAGCAGAGTGGTATCTTAAAAAGCAATACCAATATAAATCCACTAATGTTGTTTCTGGTCCCATTTTGGCATTATGCAGATGAAGCCGATGCCACAGTGATAAATTGAATGTGCCTGTTATATATTTGAAAATAAGTAATAAATGAGGTGAAGTTATATAAATTTCGAGGGGCGTGTAGGAAGTGCCTTGCCTTGCTGGTATCATAATGGTATTTAATTAGTGGAGGGAGATTGGAAAATGGCATCACGCACCGAAGAATTTGATATGCGCTTTGCCGGGTTGGATCAGTGGTCCGACGCCGATTTCCTTATGGCTTTGTGGGAAGGCCAGATGCGCGCGGTCGCATCGCTAGGGCCGGTCCTGACGGATCTGGCGACAGCCGCAAACGGGATAGCACGTCGCCTGGGGGGCGGGGGGCGTCTCGTTTATGTTGGTGCCGGAACTTCCGGCACGGTGGCATGGCAGGATGCCAAGGAACTTGGCGGAACGTTTGGCTGGCCTGAAGACATGACCATCGTCATGCTGGCCGGTGGCTTGCAAAGCGAGCCGGGCGTATTCAATTCCGCCGAAGACGATACCAAAGCCGCCGAAGACGAAATTACCCGACATTGCATAGGTGAAGGTGACGCGGTTATCGCCGTCGCCGCCAGCGGCTCGACGCCTTATACACTGCATGCAGTTGAGTTGGCACGCGAGCGCGGTGCTTACACAGTTGGTCTTTGCAACAATCCCGATGGCAAGCTTTTGACCGCGGCAGCGTGCAGTATCTTTCTTGATAGTGCGCCCGAAGTTATTGCCGGTTCAACCCGCATGGGGGCAGGGACCGCGCAGAAGGCCGCCATAAATATCCTTTCATCGCTTGTCATGAACAAGCTTGGGCGTCTTTTCGATAACTTGATGGTCGGCATGCGTGCCGAAAACATCAAGTTACATGGTCGCGCGATCCGCATTACCAGCCATATTGCCGGTTGTGATGCGCAGAAGGCCGAAAGCGCCCTTGAAAAAGCACAGTTTGATATCCGCATCGCGGTCCTGATTGCCAAAGGGCACGAGACCGCGAAAGCCAAAGAAATTCTTGCGATGTTTAACGGAAATCTCCGGGCAGCGCTTGAGTATAAGGACTGACATCTGCAGAGATAGCAGTCCACCGACATTGATCAGAGGAGGCATAAATGTCGAATAAAGTGTTTGCAAAAGGCCTGGCAGCGGCTCTGGCGGCAAGTGTCGCCCTGGTTCC is part of the Thalassospira lucentensis genome and harbors:
- a CDS encoding Gfo/Idh/MocA family protein codes for the protein MKPVRILVVGLGNMGLSHAKAYHALDGYEIVGLCARSEIPAENLPDGFAAYPQFTDFHTALAETSPDAVSINTYTETHAEFAITAFEAGAHVFIEKPLAATAEDAERVVNAAKKYDRKLVIGYILRHHPSWAKFVEVAKTLGKPLVMRMNLNQQSSGAFWETHKRLLNSVSPIVDCGVHYLDMMCLMTGAKPVSVSAIGVRLSDEVAPEMYNYGQLQVRFDDGSVGWYEAGWGPMISETAFFVKDVIGPKGCVSITDVEEKGAGSADIDTHTKTNALKLHHAATDAAGKFTQSDEIIRTDDEPDHDGLCLREQQFFLKSITENLDLTQHMEDALGSLRIALAADQSVRTGETIIL
- a CDS encoding SIS domain-containing protein translates to MSTRWTPKTQMGRELAEAPVVVAKQLDHNKAAIDALVSDLRANPPKFVVTCGRGSSDHATLYAKYLIESQLGIPVVSAAPSIVSIYNRSIASKDALFIAVSQSGKSPDLVKNAVAARDAGARTVALVNVTNSPLADMVDHVIPLMAGPETSVAATKSYIATLSAIAQIVGGWTQDPAFSKALVTLPASLEKALGKDWLDAADAIAKSDGLYVIGRGPAFAIAQEAALKFKETSSLHAEAFSAAEVKHGPMALVTKDFPLLVFSQQDASRESVEGFLEEMRAKTDNLFAAETGHADIKGHLPVVEDIHPLLAPIAMIQTFYTLAEHVALERGCNPDAPPHLSKVTETH
- a CDS encoding N-acetylmuramic acid 6-phosphate etherase; the encoded protein is MASRTEEFDMRFAGLDQWSDADFLMALWEGQMRAVASLGPVLTDLATAANGIARRLGGGGRLVYVGAGTSGTVAWQDAKELGGTFGWPEDMTIVMLAGGLQSEPGVFNSAEDDTKAAEDEITRHCIGEGDAVIAVAASGSTPYTLHAVELARERGAYTVGLCNNPDGKLLTAAACSIFLDSAPEVIAGSTRMGAGTAQKAAINILSSLVMNKLGRLFDNLMVGMRAENIKLHGRAIRITSHIAGCDAQKAESALEKAQFDIRIAVLIAKGHETAKAKEILAMFNGNLRAALEYKD
- a CDS encoding GntR family transcriptional regulator, producing MISTADVIASLRARDIENIGHGPLYRRLQTAIKAVIDDGILKVDDALPSERDLANELGISRVTVRNSMRALVEEGVLVQRHGAGTFVAPRVEQALSRLTSFTEDMITRGMNPGAVWIEKTLGHASPEEAMALNLSPGTEVTRLRRLRTANEKPMALEYAVVPRAFLPSPEEVEKSLYDALAKYGKKPERALQRLRAELFDGETAKILGVPDGSAALYIERRSFLANGTPVEFTRSYYRGDSYDFIAEMQVDAR
- the nagA gene encoding N-acetylglucosamine-6-phosphate deacetylase, producing MTDFAITNARVFDGTDFQSEKAVIVRDGKVDAIVGNRHIPENISVIDAGNQILAPGLIDVQVNGGGGVLLNDEPNIDGIRAIMAGHRKYGTTAMLPTLITDHRDKMEAAITAVTDAISQDVPGIVGIHLEGPYLNAERKGVHDANIIRPMEDDAIDLLTRLPNGRILVTMAPEKAAKGTIKKLADRGVLVCAGHTAGTYSHIQAAITEGMRGFTHLFNAMSPMTHREPGVAGAAMADDNTWCGLIADGYHVHPAVLKVAIHAKAKGKIMLVTDAMPTVGADEKRFVLGGEEIIATDGRCALADGTLAGSDLDMIAAVKNCVEMVGIDLGEALRMASLYPATFLKLDDIMGRIAPSYQADMILFDDDYNVTRSWIKGAE
- a CDS encoding BadF/BadG/BcrA/BcrD ATPase family protein encodes the protein MQNAQKEKLYLGIDGGGTRCRARIVNDAGAILGEAVRGGANTRLGIDHVFGEIIAAATMALEQAGLSDRRLSDLHAGLGLAGLPLERERKLAESYAHPFASVCFATDAYTACLGAHDGADGAILIVGTGTCGQAIVAGRELALAGWGFEISDIGSGARIGRTAIETALLAHEDLAPSSELTRTIMLHFHNSPEEIVAFAEKARPADYGAFCPMVFDADNHGDTIAAGIINVAVTANRNILHKLQEFGAKRLSLMGGLAEQMAKRMPDDIRSDLVPAQNDALHGAILMARKHQKVHA